In a genomic window of Flavobacteriales bacterium:
- the tatA gene encoding twin-arginine translocase TatA/TatE family subunit produces the protein MYQPILLGSIGPWQVILIVVVVLLLFGGKKIPELMKGLGQGIKEFKDASKGEDKNTPTNTGTGN, from the coding sequence ATGTATCAACCCATTCTTTTAGGTTCTATCGGCCCATGGCAGGTAATTCTCATCGTAGTTGTTGTTTTACTTCTTTTCGGAGGTAAAAAAATTCCTGAATTGATGAAAGGACTTGGTCAGGGAATCAAGGAATTCAAAGACGCTTCTAAAGGCGAAGACAAAAACACTCCTACCAATACCGGTACAGGAAACTAA
- a CDS encoding peptidoglycan DD-metalloendopeptidase family protein, translating into MKKWNKIVSILLFLALSLQPAFAQKNSEKLKQKQRELEEKIKNTKELIGAAKNKQRISIAELAIINSQINYREELISNISSQVRRLNQQIEENKSVIEALEEDLVRMKQQYSSMVFYAYKHRNTYHKLLFVFAARDFNTAFLRVKYLKQYGDSRKRQVEMIKNTQDELAEKNLALSDQRVQKESLVGQQEQEKENFLKDKEQQQQALSELQKEEKKLRAVLDDQEEKKRQIARQIKKALEEEIRKQQEEERKRKEAERKKAEGNNTSNNNTGKTNKTEPTTNKKTFDGATPDNDPESTKFENNKGSLPWPVEKGEVTEYFGTNPHPTLKGCVTNNNGIDIGTPRNAKVRSVFEGTVSSILVISGAGKVVIVSHGSYRTVYGNLAEVSVVKGQKIKTKQEIGTLLPGDGNVSEAHFEIWKITEEDMLKQNPLSWLYKN; encoded by the coding sequence ATGAAAAAATGGAATAAAATAGTAAGCATTCTTCTCTTTCTTGCATTGAGTCTGCAACCTGCCTTTGCGCAAAAAAATTCAGAAAAACTCAAGCAAAAGCAACGCGAACTGGAGGAAAAAATTAAAAACACCAAAGAATTAATCGGCGCTGCCAAAAACAAGCAACGGATTTCTATTGCCGAACTCGCTATTATTAATTCGCAAATCAATTACCGCGAAGAACTCATCAGCAACATTTCTTCGCAGGTACGCCGGCTGAACCAGCAAATTGAAGAAAACAAAAGTGTAATTGAAGCACTGGAAGAAGATTTAGTGCGGATGAAACAACAATATTCTTCGATGGTGTTTTATGCTTACAAGCACCGTAACACCTATCACAAATTATTATTTGTATTTGCAGCCCGCGATTTTAACACGGCTTTTCTTCGCGTAAAATACCTTAAGCAATATGGCGATTCCAGAAAACGCCAGGTAGAAATGATCAAAAACACGCAGGATGAACTAGCCGAAAAAAATCTTGCACTTTCTGACCAAAGGGTTCAAAAAGAATCACTCGTTGGACAACAGGAACAGGAAAAAGAAAATTTTCTGAAGGACAAAGAGCAACAACAACAAGCGCTTTCTGAATTGCAAAAAGAAGAGAAAAAATTAAGAGCCGTGCTCGACGATCAAGAAGAGAAAAAACGTCAGATTGCCCGGCAGATAAAAAAAGCCCTCGAAGAAGAAATCCGTAAACAACAGGAAGAAGAACGTAAACGCAAGGAAGCAGAACGCAAAAAGGCGGAAGGAAATAACACCAGCAACAACAACACAGGTAAAACGAATAAAACAGAACCTACAACGAATAAAAAAACATTCGACGGTGCTACACCCGACAATGATCCGGAGTCGACAAAATTCGAAAACAATAAAGGATCTCTTCCATGGCCGGTGGAAAAAGGTGAGGTGACCGAATATTTCGGAACCAATCCGCACCCAACACTCAAAGGATGCGTTACCAACAACAACGGAATCGATATCGGTACGCCACGAAATGCAAAAGTGAGATCTGTTTTCGAGGGAACCGTTTCCAGTATTCTGGTCATTTCCGGAGCAGGAAAAGTGGTGATTGTTTCCCATGGTTCCTACCGCACAGTGTATGGTAATCTGGCAGAGGTTTCGGTGGTAAAAGGACAAAAAATTAAAACGAAGCAGGAAATCGGCACCCTCTTACCTGGTGATGGAAACGTTTCCGAAGCCCATTTCGAAATCTGGAAGATTACCGAAGAGGATATGCTCAAGCAGAACCCACTGAGCTGGTTATATAAAAATTAA
- a CDS encoding DUF4292 domain-containing protein, which yields MNNRPFSLFILIATLASFYFASCKNSKGIIRHGKVENLSTAKLLDSISKHCFSFEYFTTRIATDVSFGDNSKSFKTHLKIRTDSAIWMTFTVASFVGANALITTDSMKFVNKMDKEYFLGTFDYINAMFNTELDYFMLQDLLVGNLINFDPTAKYKTKEDTSYYFISTVGKRKLKKAFDNERIQKKEPFIYRYWINPGSFRPARTIINDLSDTTELQVDYLEYEMSDSLLVPSLIHINASAPGKKAHIELKFSRTKVNEFTEFPFKIPEGYEKME from the coding sequence ATGAATAATCGTCCCTTCTCCTTATTCATTCTCATTGCTACACTGGCGTCCTTCTATTTTGCTTCCTGTAAAAACAGCAAAGGAATTATCCGGCATGGAAAAGTTGAAAATTTATCGACTGCCAAATTGCTGGACAGCATCAGCAAACATTGTTTCAGCTTCGAATATTTTACCACCCGGATAGCGACGGATGTCAGTTTCGGCGACAACTCCAAATCCTTTAAAACGCATTTAAAAATCCGGACCGACTCTGCTATTTGGATGACATTTACGGTGGCGAGTTTTGTTGGTGCCAATGCATTAATCACCACCGACTCCATGAAATTCGTAAATAAAATGGATAAAGAATATTTTCTGGGAACTTTCGATTATATCAATGCCATGTTTAATACCGAGCTGGATTATTTCATGTTGCAGGACTTACTGGTGGGCAATCTGATTAATTTCGATCCTACCGCTAAATACAAAACCAAAGAAGATACTTCGTATTATTTCATTTCAACCGTGGGAAAACGAAAATTGAAGAAGGCTTTCGACAATGAACGTATTCAAAAAAAGGAACCTTTTATTTATCGCTATTGGATCAATCCAGGCAGTTTTCGTCCCGCGCGAACCATCATCAACGACCTGAGCGACACCACCGAATTGCAGGTAGATTACCTGGAATATGAGATGTCGGACTCTTTACTGGTTCCTTCTTTAATTCACATTAACGCAAGCGCTCCGGGCAAAAAAGCCCATATCGAGTTAAAATTTTCACGTACAAAAGTGAACGAATTCACAGAATTTCCGTTTAAGATTCCCGAAGGTTATGAAAAAATGGAATAA